One genomic segment of Streptomyces liangshanensis includes these proteins:
- a CDS encoding PIN domain-containing protein: MAYLDWAAYAVDQLDTLISSADLDRLVLTKRHDQLLAGLDSFTIGTTQRLVSQLVGAELRQRAAALQAATDALGREMRQWQLRGLPVVADSSFYVHHPDKLEEADFPGLIGSKGAFVHLMVPMVVVDELDQLKESKAPQARWRARYTLAVLDRLFQKTADQAVLREADAEELRTTGLRRGEVRVQLLFDPPGHVRLPINDDEIVDRALAIKPLSGREVTVLTYDTGQATRARIAGLRDLKLSMPVGDELEPRQGSTKNPPSKGMMG; the protein is encoded by the coding sequence TTGGCCTACCTCGACTGGGCAGCATATGCCGTGGACCAGCTAGACACGCTGATCAGCAGTGCTGACCTCGATCGACTCGTTCTCACTAAGCGGCATGACCAACTGCTGGCCGGGCTGGACAGTTTCACGATCGGAACGACTCAGCGCCTCGTGAGCCAGCTAGTGGGTGCCGAGCTTCGTCAGCGGGCTGCGGCTCTCCAGGCCGCTACTGATGCGCTAGGACGGGAGATGCGGCAATGGCAGCTTCGCGGGCTCCCTGTGGTGGCTGACAGTAGTTTCTACGTCCATCATCCGGACAAACTGGAAGAAGCTGACTTTCCTGGGCTAATAGGATCAAAAGGTGCCTTCGTGCACCTCATGGTGCCGATGGTTGTAGTGGATGAACTCGATCAGCTCAAGGAGAGCAAGGCTCCGCAGGCGAGATGGCGGGCACGGTACACGCTGGCGGTTTTGGATCGCCTCTTCCAGAAGACCGCGGACCAGGCTGTGCTTCGTGAGGCCGACGCCGAAGAACTGCGAACTACCGGCCTTCGACGTGGCGAGGTGAGAGTGCAGCTCTTGTTTGATCCGCCAGGCCATGTGCGGCTGCCGATCAACGATGACGAGATCGTGGATAGGGCGCTGGCCATCAAGCCGCTGTCCGGGCGGGAAGTGACAGTGCTTACCTATGACACTGGGCAGGCAACCCGCGCACGCATTGCGGGCCTGCGTGACCTCAAGCTGAGTATGCCGGTTGGTGACGAGCTTGAGCCGCGCCAGGGCAGCACTAAGAATCCCCCATCCAAGGGAATGATGGGTTGA
- a CDS encoding GNAT family N-acetyltransferase: MTRVSSSLPERIELVGEGLVLRDWTEADLGAMPGLFDHPDIAYWTPIVSPFDEGAARARLERDRRMRAEGTTILLAITLDGGVPLGEVMLRRAPEGMEIGYAVGPAHRGQGLAVRAVRVVAGYAFEQLGAERVVLEVEAENGASVAVAVKAGFGLLDVPLIRGEEKGRAYALQTWGLDRP; encoded by the coding sequence ATGACTCGTGTCTCGTCGTCCTTGCCCGAGCGGATCGAGCTTGTGGGTGAGGGGCTGGTGCTGCGGGACTGGACGGAGGCGGACCTCGGTGCGATGCCGGGGTTGTTCGATCATCCCGACATCGCCTACTGGACGCCGATCGTGTCGCCGTTCGACGAGGGGGCGGCTCGTGCCCGGTTGGAGCGGGACCGGCGGATGCGGGCGGAGGGGACGACCATTCTGCTGGCCATCACTCTGGACGGTGGTGTGCCGCTCGGCGAGGTCATGTTGCGGCGGGCCCCGGAAGGGATGGAGATCGGCTACGCGGTCGGGCCGGCGCATCGGGGGCAGGGGCTCGCGGTGCGGGCGGTGCGGGTGGTGGCCGGGTACGCGTTCGAGCAACTGGGCGCGGAGCGCGTCGTGTTGGAGGTCGAGGCCGAGAACGGCGCCAGCGTCGCCGTGGCCGTGAAGGCCGGCTTCGGACTGCTCGACGTGCCGCTGATCAGGGGGGAGGAGAAGGGGCGGGCGTATGCCTTGCAGACGTGGGGGTTGGACCGACCCTGA